The Ipomoea triloba cultivar NCNSP0323 chromosome 14, ASM357664v1 region TGGGATTCTACCATACGAAGCCTTAGCTTCCCAGTAGCCGCCGGGAGAAGCATAGCGCCATACGAAGCGTTCCCAGTAGCCGTATCTCATGCAACATCAAAATAGCTACTACCATCCGCCAAACGTGACGTGGAGGAGGGACTGCTCTATCCCATCCAAACAGCCTTGTTTCTTGCTTTCcatattgcatgcatgcatagtGCCTGCTGCTACCAGAGAACCATCTTCATCTAGGGACGGTCACGCCTATTGCATTTGGCAGATGCAGCTGTGACTCATGCCAAACTTGCGTTGAGAATTCACACAAAACCAAGGAGTGCATAATATCTTCATTGTGTGTGGCACACACTGGGCATGAGGGCTGCAGTTCCACTCTCTTCTgcaataaagtgtttgttactgcTCTCCACAGAAATGTCTTCCATATACGGGGAACTTTGAGATTCCACAGCTTATTCAATTCCACCCATTAAAGTCATTAACCAGGGGTTAAATTGTCTCACCATGTACCTATAACCACTTTTCAGAAAATAAATTCGATGCAAATCATCCAGTACCATGAGTCAATATAATTCAGACTAACTGACACTCTCAAAATTAGGCTgggaaataattattaatataaatgacatttatttatttcatttaaaacACCAAAATGAGTCTATTATTTTCATTGATGAACACTCAACAcaactaagggtgcgtttggttcgcacatgggaatcggaatcggaatggatatcaaatacatggtaagggtaatgggttttggtgaaagtatttaacatgtttggtagttgggtggaatgtgaatgattattaatagttggggaagaaataaggattgaaatgaaacccttatttaataagggtatgggttttctcattaatggagtattccaaacccatagtagcattctcaaaacttatcaaccaaacactaacaatcactttcatacccattccctatGTCTAaaccccaaccaaacacaccctaaaacaACCAGGCcttgataaaaatataatacaacaaaataagTAAAATCCCAAAGCAAATGAGTCTATTATTTTCATTGATgaacactcttttttttttttttttttaacaaagagaattttattgataattaaAACCTAGGGGATGAAAATCCCCGCTGATCATACAAAAGAGCCAGTTTGACCTTTATAGGTAAAGAAGTACAAGAGTGAAAAAGAGCGGGCGAGCTACTGTTAAGTCCTTCTGAAGCAAGTGCGTCAGCCACCTGGTTGGCCTCCCTATAGATATGTGTCAGGGTTGAACCCCACAAAGAAAGGCAAGAACGGATGTACTGAACTGCTTCCATTATCTTCCAAGGAATCTTTACTGTTTGGGAGGATGCAGtgagagcaagagagagagaatccACTTCAATTATGAATGGAATTGTGGCTGTAAGCTCACACCATTGGAGGGCAAAGCGCAAGGCCAAAGCTTCTGCCTCCAGAGCAGAAGAAGCCACCAAAGGGAAACGAAGTGCAATAATGAGACTTCCATTTGCGTTTCTAAGGCAGGCCCCTCCCGCTGCGCCATTGGCAGAGTAGAATGCATCTGTGTTGAGTTTTAAACAGCCAGGAGGCGGCGCGAGCCATTGAACCCAAGTGATTGCTCTTCGAGGAGATTCAACAAAATTTGCAATGAAACCTTCAGATAGTAAAAAGGAATCCGACGAGTGTTGCTTACGAACTGACCGAGAGAGGGAAATTAATAGAGATTCTCGTTTGATTCTTTTAATGGTTCTTGTGGCAGAGAAGGCTGATCCTTCAAAGATGGATTCATTGTAAGCAACCCATAAAAACCATAGCACCAGACTAGGCATGAGGCGCGTAATGTAGCCAACTGCCGAGTTTGGGGATGATGATAACCACCATGCGTGACATTTTGATCTAACAGAGGAAGTGTTGAGTAAGGGGAGTCCGAAAACACCACTGAAGTAGTTCCAAACATTTTGAACACGGTTGCAGAGAAGTAAACAATGGTCTAAGCTTGCACTTGCTCCAAGACAAAAAGGGCAGATTGATGGGAGACAAAAACCAAAGCGTTCTATCACATCTGGGAATGGAAGAAGTCTTCTCAAGAGTTTCCACATGAAAACCGAAATTTTGGTGGGAATTCCCCTTCCCCAGATACACTCTGAAGATAGTGTTAATCCTGCTTTTGGTCGAAGAGAGTCATAAGCcgaagagaaggaaaaatttCCATATGTTGAAGGCTTCCAAATAAGAGCATCGGGTGttttaaatgtattttcttcaacaaattCTGCCATCTCCTGCATGCGCCGCCAAGTTGTAGAGTCAGAAATCCTGGGAGTATCCTCTGAATATCGAGTTTGCATGTAGGTGCTCCATAGTGATCTCCCTTGCATGAAGTTGAAGTAGAGTTTAGCAGTGAAGGTATGTTGCAATGATGAGAAGCAGCGAACACCCAAACCCCCTTCTTTCTGAGGTAAGCATAATTTTTTCCAGGATGCCCAGTGACGTTTCGGTCTTCCCTCACTAGTGCCCCAGAGAAAGTTGGCAAACTTAGATTCAAGAGTCTTCACAATTTGGCGCGGCAGCGCTATAGTAGCCATTGTGTAGATGGGAATCATTGATAGCACGTGCTTGATAAGTGTGAGACGCCCACCCGGGGAAAGTAATCTTCTGGTCCAACTTTGAAGTTTTCCATCCACTTTTTCCAGCAGACTTTGATAATATATGAGCCTATTTCTACCGTGGAATAAGTTCACTCCCAGATAGCGAAAAGGCATAATTGAACGTTGCATGCCTAAGATTCGTGACATTGTGGCCGTTCTCTGCGCTGAGCAATGTTTGGAAGTGACAAAGAAACTTTTATTATAATTGATCAGTTGCCCTGAACCTGCTTGATATTGTCTTAATGATTCCGTCAAGGCCTTGAGGGAGTTTGATGatccatttataaatattatgatgTCATCTGCAAAGGCTAAATGTGAAATGGTTGGGCATTGAACTCTTGTCGAGTAAGGCGAAATCATACCTGTGCCCATTTTAAGAATGAGGGAGCGTGATAATGCCTCTGAAACAAGGATGAACAAAAGAGGTGATAGGGGGTCGCCTTGCTTAACACCTCTAGTTGGTTGGAAGAAACCGCTGCTGACTCCATTGATCAAGACAGAAAGTCTAGTCGCTGCAAGATTATTCATGATAAGGTTAATAAATTTGATTGAGAAGCCAAACTTGTGGAGTACTGCCTTCAAGAAAGGCCAAGATACTCTGTCAAAAGCTTTCATCATATCCAGTTTAACCATAACATTATTTCCACGACACTTTTTGTCGATATATTGAAGCAATTCTTGTGCCAGCAGAATATTGTCTTGAATGTTTCTTCCTTCAACAAAACCTGTCTGTTCTTTAGAAATCAATTTGGGCAAAAGTTTACTCAGGCGAGTAGCTAGAATTCTTGTGAAGACCTTGCTGATAAAAGTGCATAAACTGATAGGCCTGAAGTCAGCAAAAGTGTCTGGATTGATAACCTTTGGGATCAAAACTAGTTGCGCACTTGCAATAGCACATGGGATGGGCACTCCTGCAAAAAAATCAAGCGCTGCAAGATAGACGTCTTCGTGAACAATTTCCCAGCAGTGTCTAAAGAAAGTGCCAGAAAAACCATCTGGGCCGGCCGCGCTATCGGGGTCTAGTTTCCATACTGCCTCTTTAATCTCTTCACGAGTGAGTGGCTTTGTCAAAGAAAAATTGTCAGAAACTTCCAAGCTAATTGGGAGGTTTTGCAGAATAGATTCCATCTCAAAGCAATCCTCGGCCTTGAATAACTTGGAGTAAAAAGAGATGGCTTCTTCTTGGATCGCAGGTTGTGTGGTAAGTAGATTACCCGAATCATTTTTGATGGCACAAATTCTTTGTCTGCGATGTCTGTCCTTGACCGTGGCATGAAAAAATCTAGTGTTGGCGTCTCCTTCCTTTAGCCATTTTACCCTGGCCTTTTGTCTCCAGAACATCTCTTCTTGTTTAAGAGCTAAAAGAAGATCTGCATGATGTTTGTGCAACAGAGCACGATTTTCTGGAGAAGGGCAATTGTCATATTGTTTCTCTATGTCAGCTACTAAGTTCTCATGATTTTTAATGCGATCAAAAACATTGCCAAAGATGTCTCGGTTCCAAGAGCGAAGAGCTTGTTTCAACCGTTTAAGTTTAAAGGCCAGAGCACGCATACCTCCTCCATCTGCTGGCAAAGACCAGTTTGATCTTActtcttcaagaaaaccatGGTGAGTGGTCCACATGCTTTGGAATCGAAATTGCTTTGGGCATGAGACGTTTGCATTATCCCCGCATAAAAGGATAGGGGAGTGGTCAGAGGTCGTTCGAGCGTGGACAATGATTCTGATCTCCGATAGGTAATCTCTCCATGCTGGAGTCATTAAAAATCTGTCCAATCTCTTCCAAACATCTCCAGTGTTTCTAACTCCATGCCATGTGTACTGATTTCCCAAAGTAGCCAAATCAATTAAGGAACTGTCGTTGATGAATTCTGAAAAATCGGAGATGCTCCCAAGATCGGGGGATGCGTTTCCTCTATATTCTGCAATGCTTGATATGACGTTGAAGTCTCCTCCCAGAAGGATAGGTTTGGTATCATCAATTAGCTCATTAAGTTGCCTCCATAGATGAGCTCTGTCTGCTCTAGTATGTTTTGCATAAACAGCAATAAAACTGAAGTTGAATTGCCAAGGGACAAAGCTaacattacaaaatataaattgcTCATTGTCGATCTCAATATCAACTTCGAAGGAGTCTGACCAGAAAAGCCAAACTTTCGTTTTCTCTGATGCAAATCCACCTGCAAAGTTGAATTCTCGAACGAAACTATCAATGCGAATTGAACTAATGAAAGGCTCAATAATAGAAAGGAAATGCACACGCTCACGTCGAAGAAGTCGAGAGAGTCTGCGACGTGAGGAAAGCAGACCTCTGACATTCCAACttaacaaattcattttaaaCGGTGGGAGAAAGACACCCGAGCGATTTTACCCACTGATAAGCGAGTAGTGACAGATGGAGCAGACTCAGAGTAGTCCTTTCTTGGCCGAGATTTTTTCTTTGTGACGGCAATAAAATCATTCGGTGTGGATTTTTCAATTCTGGAGGTGATGAGATGACTTGATGTTTTCCATGATTCCAGTGGAGGTAAGGAGCTATTCTGTGCGTTTTGAGGTACATCTCCGTCTGATTGGTGGCCAGGATGGGAGTCAGAATGGTTTTCAGATTGGATGCCATGATCATCGATAAGGGTCAACCCCAAATTAGCGTTGTTATCTGGGATTGAATCATGAGCTGCATTTGATGATTCTGGTTCTTTTTGCTTTTCTGGTTCAGGTGGTGGAAGAGAGGCTCCTTCTCCATTTGATGATTCTGGTTCTTGTGGCTTTTCTGGTTCAGGTGGCGGAAGAGAGGATCCTTCTCCTTGCTGCTCCTTAGGTTGTTGATTTATGACTGGACTCCATCTTTTTCTTGGGGGAACAATGGTCGGTGCAGAATGTTGAGGGAGGGGAAAGGTTTCTTGGCGGTATTCTTTGTGTTGTTCTTGGCTTGACTCTTGGGGGATCTTGGCAGCTCGAGTGATTTTGCAATCTGAGATAAGGTGACCAAACTTTTGACAGTTAAGACAGTAAGGCGGTATATACTCATAGATAACCGGTTGGGCAAAACCTCCAAAAGAACCGTTGGTGATCCAAACTTGATCTGGTTTTTCAATGCTAACATTGAGTTCCACACAGACACGCGCTATGGATGGTCGGTTTTGCAGCAAAGTGGAGGAGTCAACTTTTAAAGGAGTTCCTATGAGATTGGCAATTGAACAAAGAGCTTCTTTGTCCTGTAGATGTGTTGGCAAGCCCTCAAATGCTATCCAAATGGGGACAATTGGCGATTCGATGTCTGGACGAAAATCTGGCGTCCATTTGAAGATATTCATGAAGTAACCTTGAATCGACCAAGATTTTCGGAGCCAGCAGCGCTGAAAGTCGTCTTCAAGATCGAAGTTGATGAGGACATGTCGTTGATCAATCAAGCCAAGGGAAAAGGCTCCACCAAATCCGATAAGATCGAACGTTTTTCGTAGATCTGCCATTGTTGGGCGCCCTTTATTGAACTTGCCGATAAGggcatatttaaatttttgagaGAAACGATGAATTTCTTGATCTGAAAAAGCAACAGCTGGCATTCCTTTGAATTTGCTTGGAGGTTTGAGGTTGGAGACAACAGAGGATTTAGAGAGGATGTCAGCGAAGGAGCGGGAAGGGGGCTTGTCGGCCCCCGGCGCCGCCGCCATAGCCGTGAAGGAGAAAGCACTATTGATGGAGCGTTTTTAGGGATTCACTGTTGAGTACTACTATTGAAGGAGAAAGCACTATtgctctcttcaatttctagATTAGGTTCCTACTTAggaaattgtacaaactttttCCATTGATGAAcactcaacacaactaaaacAACCAGCCcttgataaaaatataatacaataaaacaagtaaaataatCCCAAAGCAAATCGCAGGGcactaaacaaacaaacaagtaaCAGTTGGTATTATGTGGTCTGCTGGAAACAAATGAGAAAGAAAATCATATTCACTcttgacatatatatacatatatcagCACCCGCAGCATTGAATGGTTGAAAGCTGTGACCGGGCATCTCCCATCCCTAGAATTGAGAAGATATGAGAAAGTCagccataaaataaaatatatatgcaaataCCAATTCAAAACAAAGAGAAATTTAAAGATTTGGAGTAACCTTAGTGATCAGGAGGATAGATGGAGAGTTGAAATCTTTCACCCATATTTGCATCTGTATTTGGGGATTGATGGAGGACTAGCTATTTACCTCATCCAGGAAACCTAATgtatctaaaaaaaaagaaaaaagaaatgtgCAATCAAATTGGAAAAGTAAATAAACAAATGCAGATACCAAAACAAGAGAAATATAACTTAAAGAATTTTAACTAACCTCAAGGCTCAGGAGTAGTATTGACTGAGAGCTGAAATCCACCCTTTTTTGTATCTCCATTTACATCTCCTTTACGCATCAGTA contains the following coding sequences:
- the LOC116004741 gene encoding uncharacterized protein LOC116004741, whose amino-acid sequence is MAAAPGADKPPSRSFADILSKSSVVSNLKPPSKFKGMPAVAFSDQEIHRFSQKFKYALIGKFNKGRPTMADLRKTFDLIGFGGAFSLGLIDQRHVLINFDLEDDFQRCWLRKSWSIQGYFMNIFKWTPDFRPDIESPIVPIWIAFEGLPTHLQDKEALCSIANLIGTPLKVDSSTLLQNRPSIARVCVELNVSIEKPDQVWITNGSFGGFAQPVIYEYIPPYCLNCQKFGHLISDCKITRAAKIPQESSQEQHKEYRQETFPLPQHSAPTIVPPRKRWSPVINQQPKEQQGEGSSLPPPEPEKPQEPESSNGEGASLPPPEPEKQKEPESSNAAHDSIPDNNANLGLTLIDDHGIQSENHSDSHPGHQSDGDVPQNAQNSSLPPLESWKTSSHLITSRIEKSTPNDFIAVTKKKSRPRKDYSESAPSVTTRLSVGGFASEKTKVWLFWSDSFEVDIEIDNEQFIFCNVSFVPWQFNFSFIAVYAKHTRADRAHLWRQLNELIDDTKPILLGGDFNVISSIAEYRGNASPDLGSISDFSEFINDSSLIDLATLGNQYTWHGVRNTGDVWKRLDRFLMTPAWRDYLSEIRIIVHARTTSDHSPILLCGDNANVSCPKQFRFQSMWTTHHGFLEEVRSNWSLPADGGGMRALAFKLKRLKQALRSWNRDIFGNVFDRIKNHENLVADIEKQYDNCPSPENRALLHKHHADLLLALKQEEMFWRQKARVKWLKEGDANTRFFHATVKDRHRRQRICAIKNDSGNLLTTQPAIQEEAISFYSKLFKAEDCFEMESILQNLPISLEVSDNFSLTKPLTREEIKEAVWKLDPDSAAGPDGFSGTFFRHCWEIVHEDVYLAALDFFAGVPIPCAIASAQLVLIPKVINPDTFADFRPISLCTFISKVFTRILATRLSKLLPKLISKEQTGFVEGRNIQDNILLAQELLQYIDKKCRGNNVMVKLDMMKAFDRVSWPFLKAVLHKFGFSIKFINLIMNNLAATRLSVLINGVSSGFFQPTRGVKQGDPLSPLLFILVSEALSRSLILKMGTGMISPYSTRVQCPTISHLAFADDIIIFINGSSNSLKALTESLRQYQAGSGQLINYNKSFFVTSKHCSAQRTATMSRILGMQRSIMPFRYLGVNLFHGRNRLIYYQSLLEKVDGKLQSWTRRLLSPGGRLTLIKHVLSMIPIYTMATIALPRQIVKTLESKFANFLWGTSEGRPKRHWASWKKLCLPQKEGGLGVRCFSSLQHTFTAKLYFNFMQGRSLWSTYMQTRYSEDTPRISDSTTWRRMQEMAEFVEENTFKTPDALIWKPSTYGNFSFSSAYDSLRPKAGLTLSSECIWGRGIPTKISVFMWKLLRRLLPFPDVIERFGFCLPSICPFCLGASASLDHCLLLCNRVQNVWNYFSGVFGLPLLNTSSVRSKCHAWWLSSSPNSAVGYITRLMPSLVLWFLWVAYNESIFEGSAFSATRTIKRIKRESLLISLSRSVRKQHSSDSFLLSEGFIANFVESPRRAITWVQWLAPPPGCLKLNTDAFYSANGAAGGACLRNANGSLIIALRFPLVASSALEAEALALRFALQWCELTATIPFIIEVDSLSLALTASSQTVKIPWKIMEAVQYIRSCLSLWGSTLTHIYREANQVADALASEGLNSSSPALFHSCTSLPIKVKLALLYDQRGFSSPRF